A window of Acidobacteriota bacterium genomic DNA:
ACAGACTCCCATAAAGTCAAGCCCTTTCTTCCGAATGCGACAATAGCGCCGCCCGGGCCAGCTGCCCCGTCAGCGCACCGGCGTCGACCCCGCCTGCTGTTTCTCAGGGATCACTTACTATGGGTTCCGAAACGGCTGCCCGGCTCAGTGCTTCGACTCGCCCAGATGGCCGCGCGTTCTCGCGAGGCGAGCCCGCAAGAAATGCCCGCTCAGCCGGCGAGCGCCTGGTCTATCAACTGTTCGAGGCTGGCGAGCCGTGCGGCGACTTCGGCGTCCCGGCTCTCGGCCGGGGCCCTGAGCCGGAACACCTCGTCGGCGATATTGAGGGCCGCAACCACCGCCACCCGCGCCGAGTCGGTCTCCGACGTCGTGCCGGCGGCCGCCCGCATCTTCTCGTCCACAAAACTGGCGAGCTGCTGGATGTACGCGGCATCCAGCATGCCGCGGATGGGGTACCGTTGCCCGAGGATCTCGACGGGAACCACGACTTCGGCCATGGCGGGCCCCTTAGAGGTTGAGATCCTCGATCTGCGCCAGCAGCGAGCTGACGCGCGTGCGAATCGTCTCCCGTTCGTCCTTGAGCGCCACGATCTCGGCGCTGGCCCCGTCCGCCTCCTTGAGGCGGATCCTGGCCTGGTCGAGCTCGCCGGTGGCTCGTTGGAGCGCGTCGGCCGTCTGCGCCTGTTCGCTGCGCATCCGGCCGACCAGAGCCACGAGCAATCTCACCTTGTCTTCGAGCCGATCAAGCGCCTCGGTGCCGGCCGGCCGTTCCGTCTTTGCCATAGCTGCTCCGTCGCCTGTTGTCGTGGCGTTACGCCTTCGCCTTGGCCTTCGGCTTCGCGGTGGTGGCGGCCTTGGGCGGGGCGGGTGTGGGCGCCGCCGGCTTGGGCGCCGCGTCCGACGCGCGGCGCGCCTGCTCGAGGATCGCCTTGAAGCCTGGCTTGTCGTTGACCGCCAGATCCGCAAGATGCTTCCGGTCAATCGTGATGCCGGCCAGTGTCAGCCCGTGCACCAGCTCCCGGTACGTCCAGTTCTGCTCGCGGGCAGCGGCGTTGATGCGGACGATCCACAAGCGCCGGAAGTCCCGCTTCTTGTTACGACGGCCGACAAAGGCGTATCCGAGGGCCTTGTCGACCGCCTCTTTGGCGGCCCTGTACAGCTTGCTCTTGTTGAGGAAGTACCCTTTGGCACGTCCCAGGAGCCGTTTGCGCTTGGCTCTCCGGACGGTGCCACGCTTGACTCTCGGCATAATGGTCTCTCTTCAGCCACTTCGTTGGTCAGTGGACGTGGACGGGGCCGCAGCCCCAGCCCGTTACAGGACCGACATCGATCGCGGGGGGTGGCAACCCCGAGTCCCTGATGCGGATCCCAACTCTTCGCGCCCGGCGCCCTTGGGCGCCGAAGCTCCCCAGGGGAGCGAAGGCGCCTACTTGTACGGCAGCATCTTCTCGAGCGTCCCGTGATCTGATTTCGAGACCACGGTCGGCTTCGTCAGCTGCCGCTTGCGCTTCGTGGTCTTGCTCCCCAGCAAATGACGCTTGAACGCGGAATGGCGCACGAACTTCCCGGTCGCTGTCTTCTTGAAGCGCTTCGCGGCGCCCCGATGTGTCTTAATCTTCGGCATAACGTCTCTACTCTCCTGTCGTCTGACGATCGCTCGCCGGCCCGTTTACGCGTCCGGAGCGACATCCTCTGATTCCGGCTCCACCACGACCTCGGCCGGCGCGCTCGCGACCGCCACCGCATTTTCGATCGGCGGCACCGCCGGGCGTGGCGCCGGTCGCGGGGCCACGGGATGCTTGGGGCTGCTGCTCGTGCGCTTGGCCAGAATCACGTGCATCGTGTTGCCCTCTTTCTGGGGCATATTCTCGGCCACGGCCTCCTGGCTCAACTCGGCGAGCAGCCGATCGAGGATGCGCCTCCCGATTTCGGGGTGCGCGTTCTCGCGGCCGCGAAAGAAGATCGTCGCCTTCACCTTGTCCCCGTCGGCCAGGAAGCGCTCGATATGCTTCTTCTTGAACTCGTAGTCGTGCTCGTCGACCTTGGGGCGGAACTTGATCTCCTTGACCTCGATCACCTTCTGGTGCTTTCGGGCCTCGCGAGTGCGTTTTTGTTCCTGGTACTGGTACTTCCCGAAGTCCATGATCCGGCACACCGGTGGCGTGGCCGCGGCGGCCACCTCAACCAGGTCCAGGCCTTTGGACCGCGCCAGCGCGAGCGCCTGCGGGGGCGGCATGATGCCCAATTGCGCGCCGGTGTCGTCGATCACCCGGATCTCGCGGACGCGGATGCGTTCGTTGATGCGGGTGCGTTCTTCACGGCGAGGACCAGAACGTTCGAAAGCGATATGCGCCTCCCCCTACAATGCCTGGGGCTTGTGCCCCTTGCGGCGAATTTCCTCGCGCGCGGTGTCGAGAAATGCCTCGACAGCGCGCGGACCCAGGTCTCCGGCGGCGCGGCTTCGCACCGCCACGGTGCCATCGGCCATCTCGCGATCGCCGACCACCAGCATGTACGGCACCTTCTGCAGTTGCGCCTCGCGGATCTTGTACCCGATCTTCTCCTGACGGTCGTCCAGCTCCACGCGCAGCCCGGCCGCCACCAGTGTATCCCGCACGCCGGCCGCGTACGCCATGTGCCGATCCGCGATCGGCAGGACCATGGCCTGCACCGGCGCCACCCAGAGCGGGAACGCGCCGGCGTAGTTCTCGATCAGCAGGGCGATGAAGCGCTCGAAACTGCCGAAGATCGCCCGATGAATGACCACCGGGCGGTGTTCGGCATTGTCGGCCCCGATGTACTTCAGGTCGAAACGCTGGGGCAGCTGGTAGTCGAGCTGGATCGTGGCACATTGCCACTTGCGGCCGATCGCATCCAGCACGTCGAAGTCGATCTTGGGTCCGTAGAACGCGCCGTCACCGGCGTTGATGTCGTAGGGCAGTCCGACCGCATCGAGCGCCTGCTTGAGCTCGGACTCGGCGTGATCCCATGTGGCCACTTCGCCGAGGAACTGCTCGGGCCGCGTCGACAGCTTCATCTGCACCGTCAACCCGAAGTCGCCGTACACCCGCTGCACCAGCCGGAGGAGCCGCTCGACCTCTTCGCCAATCTGCGACTCCATCACGAAGATGTGCGCGTCATCCTGCGCGAACTGCCGGACGCGGGTGAGGCCGGACAGCACGCCAGACGCTTCGTTGCGATGCAGCGGCGTCTGCTCGTGAAGCCGCAGCGGCAGATCGCGATAGCTGCGGGTGCCCGTGCCGAACACGAGCATGTGGCCCGGGCAGTTCATCGCCTTCACGCCCATCTGCTGGCCTTCCGACTCGACCAGGAACATGTTCTCCCGATAGTGCTGCCAGTGCCCGGACGTTTCCCAGAGCGCTTTGTTGTAGATGAGCGGCGTCTTGACCTCGGCGTAGCCGGCGGGGAACAGCACCGCGCGCATGTAGTTGGCGAGCTCATTGTAGAGCGTCGTGCCCTTCGACAGCCAGAATGCGGCGCCCGGCGCCCACGGATGAAACGTGAACAGACCCAGCTCGCGGCCGAGCTTGCGATGGTCGCGCTTCTTCGCTTCCTCGATCCGCTGCAGATAGGCCTTCAGGTCGGCGTCGCTGAAGAATGCCGTGCCGTAGATGCGCTGCATCGGCTGCCTGGACGCGTCGCCCTTCCAGTACGCGTTCGACGTGCTCAGCAGCTTGAACGCCCTGAGCTTGTTCGCCGATGGGACGTGCGGGCCGGTGCAGAAATCGATGAACACATCGGCGATCGTGTAGCACGACACCGTTGCGCCGCCCTTCTCTTCGATCAACTCGACCTTGAGCGGTTCGCCGCGCCGGGTGAAGCGCGCCTTGGCCTCTTCCTTGGGGAGCAGCGTTCGCTCGAACCGGAGGTCGCGCGAGGCGAATTCCCGCATCTTCGCTTCGATCGCGTCGAGGTCCTCGGGCACGAACGGGCGATCCACGACGAAGTCATAGAAGAAGCCGTCGTCGGTGGCGGGCCCGACGCCGCACTGGGCGCCCGGAAACAGCGTGGTCACGGCGGCGGCCATCAGGTGCGCGGTCGAGTGCCGGTACAGACCGAGCGCTTCGGGGCTGTCCGCCGTCACGATCCGGATCGACTCGTCGGCCTCGATCGCACTCGACAGATCGACGAGCCGCCCGTCGACGACGGCCGCCAGGGCAGACTTCGCCAGCCGCGGCGAAATCGATGCCGCAAACTCGCTGATGCGAGTGCCTCGTGTGACTCCCCGGCTTGCGCCGTCAGGGAGTGTGACCGTAATCTGATCCATCAAGAACGTCGGCAGGTCCCGTCCCTTGCGAGGGTCCCGTTTCTCACCCCAGATGCCCTCCGCGCCGGCTGGGGGCGAGGGGCAGTGGTAGGCACGAGCGGACTCGAACCGCTGACCTCCTGCGTGTCAAGCAGGCGCTCTAACCAGCTGAGCTACGCGCCTAATCATCGGAAAGACAAGGCTTACCGGACCATCCAGTATAGCAACCGGCTTGCAGATCCGTCAACGCGAAGGAGGGGTTTCGAGGTGGGTTCCCGGCCCTGCCGACCAGTGCTGGATGGGCCCATCGTGAGCCCGAACCGGCAGGACCGGGGTTGTCGCGAATGCTGCAGCGCCACGCCTCTACTTGACGGCGTCTTTCAGGGCCTTGCCAGCCGTGAAGCGCGCGACGCGGCGCTTGGCGATCTTGATCGGGGCGCCGGTGCGCGGGTTTCGCGCGGTGCGCGCCTTGCGCTGCGATGTCTTGAACGTGCCGAAGCCGACGAACGACACGGTGTCGCCCTTCTTCAGCGCGATCCGAATCGTGGCGAGCGTGGCTTCCAGGAACTTCCCGGCAGCCGCCTTGGTCGCGCCCGTCTCTTTCACGAGCTTGGCAATAAACTCCTGCTTGTTCATCTGTCCTCCTCTACTGGGCCGTGCGGTGGTGGGATGACCGCTCCCACTGCGCCGTCGCGTTTATACGCAACGTGTACTGGCGTG
This region includes:
- a CDS encoding cell division protein ZapA, which produces MAEVVVPVEILGQRYPIRGMLDAAYIQQLASFVDEKMRAAAGTTSETDSARVAVVAALNIADEVFRLRAPAESRDAEVAARLASLEQLIDQALAG
- the rplT gene encoding 50S ribosomal protein L20; the encoded protein is MPRVKRGTVRRAKRKRLLGRAKGYFLNKSKLYRAAKEAVDKALGYAFVGRRNKKRDFRRLWIVRINAAAREQNWTYRELVHGLTLAGITIDRKHLADLAVNDKPGFKAILEQARRASDAAPKPAAPTPAPPKAATTAKPKAKAKA
- the rpmI gene encoding 50S ribosomal protein L35 → MPKIKTHRGAAKRFKKTATGKFVRHSAFKRHLLGSKTTKRKRQLTKPTVVSKSDHGTLEKMLPYK
- the infC gene encoding translation initiation factor IF-3, producing the protein MAFERSGPRREERTRINERIRVREIRVIDDTGAQLGIMPPPQALALARSKGLDLVEVAAAATPPVCRIMDFGKYQYQEQKRTREARKHQKVIEVKEIKFRPKVDEHDYEFKKKHIERFLADGDKVKATIFFRGRENAHPEIGRRILDRLLAELSQEAVAENMPQKEGNTMHVILAKRTSSSPKHPVAPRPAPRPAVPPIENAVAVASAPAEVVVEPESEDVAPDA
- the thrS gene encoding threonine--tRNA ligase yields the protein MDQITVTLPDGASRGVTRGTRISEFAASISPRLAKSALAAVVDGRLVDLSSAIEADESIRIVTADSPEALGLYRHSTAHLMAAAVTTLFPGAQCGVGPATDDGFFYDFVVDRPFVPEDLDAIEAKMREFASRDLRFERTLLPKEEAKARFTRRGEPLKVELIEEKGGATVSCYTIADVFIDFCTGPHVPSANKLRAFKLLSTSNAYWKGDASRQPMQRIYGTAFFSDADLKAYLQRIEEAKKRDHRKLGRELGLFTFHPWAPGAAFWLSKGTTLYNELANYMRAVLFPAGYAEVKTPLIYNKALWETSGHWQHYRENMFLVESEGQQMGVKAMNCPGHMLVFGTGTRSYRDLPLRLHEQTPLHRNEASGVLSGLTRVRQFAQDDAHIFVMESQIGEEVERLLRLVQRVYGDFGLTVQMKLSTRPEQFLGEVATWDHAESELKQALDAVGLPYDINAGDGAFYGPKIDFDVLDAIGRKWQCATIQLDYQLPQRFDLKYIGADNAEHRPVVIHRAIFGSFERFIALLIENYAGAFPLWVAPVQAMVLPIADRHMAYAAGVRDTLVAAGLRVELDDRQEKIGYKIREAQLQKVPYMLVVGDREMADGTVAVRSRAAGDLGPRAVEAFLDTAREEIRRKGHKPQAL